A genome region from Bacteroidota bacterium includes the following:
- a CDS encoding KUP/HAK/KT family potassium transporter, which produces MHLAKDSKINKITAASLLVALGIIYGDIGTSPLYVLKAIVLDRPIEEVLVLGGVSCIFWTLVFQTTLKYIVLTLRADNEGEGGIFSLYSLVRRYGKKLVIPTILGATTLLADGIITPPISVSSAVEGLEIVPGMGHIPTVPIVIGILSLIFFMQRFGTQKVGSAFGPVMVVWFSMLFVVGISQIIHYPDVFKALNPKYAYELLVLYPKGFWLLGAVFLATTGAEALYSDLGHCGRKNIRITWGFVKTCLMINYLGQAAWLLHEGGATLDGRNPFFEMMPHWFVIPGILIATMAAIIASQALISGSYTLINEAMNLNFWPRVLVRQPTDLKGQIYIPSVNIMLWLGCVGTVLYFRSSEHMEAAYGFFITITMLMTTVLLTYFMLYRLKWNKFLVFGIVSFFATIEISFFIANVVKIKESWTFLFFAMFIFLTMYIWYRARKINNRFTKFVDIGKYTKQLIELSHDDAIAKFSTHLIYLTKADYRHEIEDKVIRSIFSKKPKRADVYWFVHINRTEHPYTLNYDVSELVDDKVIKVTIHVGFRVQLRTELYFKKIVQELVANKELNLHIRPDGSTKYNAEPDFKFVVIEKFLSVENEFSLKEGLLMNTYFFLKRISQRDERAFGLDKSDVLVEQVPLVYAPVQTVELTRLN; this is translated from the coding sequence ATGCATCTGGCAAAAGATAGTAAGATCAATAAAATTACAGCAGCCTCATTATTAGTAGCTCTTGGAATTATTTATGGTGATATCGGAACAAGTCCCCTGTACGTTTTAAAAGCCATTGTTTTAGACCGCCCCATTGAAGAAGTATTAGTGTTAGGAGGTGTTTCCTGTATATTCTGGACACTTGTTTTTCAAACTACATTAAAATATATCGTGCTTACGTTGCGCGCGGATAACGAAGGTGAAGGTGGAATTTTTTCGTTGTATTCATTAGTCCGTCGTTATGGAAAAAAATTGGTGATACCAACAATTTTAGGTGCAACTACATTACTTGCTGATGGTATTATTACACCACCAATTTCTGTTTCATCGGCTGTGGAAGGATTGGAAATTGTTCCGGGAATGGGACATATTCCAACTGTGCCAATTGTAATTGGAATTTTATCACTCATCTTTTTTATGCAACGATTCGGGACACAAAAAGTAGGTTCTGCTTTTGGACCGGTAATGGTTGTTTGGTTTTCGATGTTGTTTGTTGTTGGAATAAGTCAGATTATACATTATCCGGATGTATTTAAAGCGCTAAACCCAAAGTATGCATATGAATTATTGGTATTATATCCAAAAGGATTTTGGCTTTTAGGTGCTGTATTTCTTGCTACAACCGGAGCCGAGGCATTGTACTCAGATTTAGGGCATTGTGGTAGAAAAAATATTCGTATTACCTGGGGTTTTGTTAAAACCTGTTTAATGATAAATTATCTCGGTCAGGCAGCATGGTTATTACACGAAGGCGGAGCAACTCTGGATGGCAGAAATCCATTTTTTGAAATGATGCCACACTGGTTTGTTATTCCGGGCATTTTAATCGCCACAATGGCTGCTATTATTGCTTCTCAGGCTTTAATCAGTGGTAGTTATACATTAATTAATGAGGCCATGAACTTAAACTTCTGGCCGAGAGTTTTGGTTCGCCAACCCACCGATTTAAAAGGACAGATTTATATCCCGAGTGTAAATATTATGTTGTGGTTAGGTTGTGTCGGAACGGTTTTATATTTCCGTTCATCAGAACACATGGAAGCAGCGTATGGATTTTTTATCACCATCACCATGTTAATGACTACCGTATTATTAACCTATTTCATGTTGTATCGATTAAAATGGAATAAGTTTTTAGTATTCGGAATTGTTTCATTTTTTGCAACAATCGAAATTTCCTTTTTTATTGCGAACGTGGTTAAAATTAAAGAAAGCTGGACCTTCTTGTTTTTTGCAATGTTTATTTTCCTCACCATGTATATCTGGTATAGAGCGCGCAAAATCAATAATCGTTTTACCAAATTTGTTGACATCGGAAAATATACCAAACAATTAATTGAATTAAGTCACGATGATGCGATTGCAAAATTTTCGACACATTTAATTTATTTAACAAAAGCTGATTATCGCCACGAAATTGAAGATAAAGTAATTCGCTCCATCTTTTCCAAAAAACCGAAACGTGCTGATGTTTACTGGTTTGTTCACATAAATCGCACTGAACATCCTTACACTTTAAACTACGATGTTTCAGAACTGGTAGATGATAAGGTAATTAAAGTAACCATCCATGTCGGCTTCCGCGTGCAGTTGAGGACAGAATTGTATTTCAAAAAAATTGTTCAGGAACTCGTTGCCAACAAAGAATTAAATCTCCATATCCGCCCCGATGGTTCTACAAAATATAATGCGGAACCCGATTTTAAATTTGTTGTTATCGAAAAATTCCTTTCTGTTGAAAATGAATTCTCATTAAAAGAAGGTTTATTAATGAACACTTATTTCTTTTTAAAACGGATCAGTCAGCGTGATGAACGTGCCTTCGGTTTGGATAAAAGTGATGTGCTCGTAGAGCAGGTGCCTTTAGTTTATGCGCCTGTGCAAACTGTTGAACTTACTAGATTAAATTAA
- a CDS encoding SRPBCC family protein, with product MKYQNSIVIQKPIDVVIALFDNPDNMKHWQPSLQSFELIKGVAGQPGAVSKLIYQMGNRLVEMTETITERNLPKIFAGIYEAKNVWNHVSNSFIDNGDGSTTWITETEFKFSGFMMKTISTLMPGAFKKQSQKFLDDFKLFAESSN from the coding sequence ATGAAATATCAAAATTCAATAGTCATTCAAAAACCGATAGACGTAGTAATTGCCCTATTTGATAATCCCGACAACATGAAACACTGGCAACCAAGTTTACAATCTTTTGAGTTGATAAAAGGTGTTGCAGGTCAGCCAGGTGCTGTTTCAAAATTAATTTATCAAATGGGTAACCGACTTGTTGAAATGACTGAAACTATAACTGAACGCAATTTGCCAAAAATATTTGCAGGCATTTATGAAGCTAAAAATGTGTGGAATCACGTCAGCAATTCATTTATTGATAATGGTGATGGAAGCACTACATGGATAACTGAAACTGAATTTAAATTTTCAGGATTCATGATGAAAACAATCAGTACGCTAATGCCTGGAGCTTTTAAAAAACAGTCGCAAAAATTTCTTGATGATTTTAAACTATTTGCTGAAAGCAGCAATTAA
- a CDS encoding galactose oxidase: MSRPLLKTLAVAAFLCFSINPIDAELKWVEKANFGGEARHRAIGFSVGGRGYMGLGHYNSIVDVLFNDIWEYDPGTNTWAQKADYPGGKMLQVAAFTIGDIAYVGTGRDEGFVEHRDFYAYNPKINEWTPIANFGGTARHGAVGFSIGDKGYVGTGSDFNYRKDFWEYNPATDIWTQKTNFPGAGRIAAVGFAIGNKGYIGTGNAYSSTNDFYEYDPNTDTWSMKSDVPGPTRQEACGFAMNGSGYIGTGDDYSSGTNYDDWWRYRPETDTWDSVPEFPGIGRRYMSAFTIDNHAYCGLGTSGTNMRDLWELKEL, translated from the coding sequence ATGTCGCGACCTCTCCTCAAAACCCTTGCCGTAGCAGCGTTTTTATGTTTTTCCATCAATCCCATTGATGCTGAACTCAAATGGGTTGAAAAAGCCAATTTTGGTGGTGAAGCCCGTCACCGAGCCATAGGTTTTTCGGTAGGTGGTCGTGGTTACATGGGTCTTGGGCATTATAATTCAATTGTAGATGTGCTGTTTAACGACATCTGGGAATATGATCCCGGCACCAATACCTGGGCACAAAAAGCGGATTATCCTGGCGGAAAAATGTTGCAGGTGGCAGCTTTTACCATTGGCGATATCGCATATGTAGGAACCGGGAGAGATGAAGGATTTGTTGAGCACAGGGATTTTTATGCCTACAATCCTAAAATAAACGAATGGACACCAATAGCAAATTTTGGCGGAACAGCAAGACATGGTGCCGTTGGATTTTCCATTGGTGATAAGGGTTATGTTGGCACCGGCAGCGATTTTAATTACCGCAAAGATTTTTGGGAATACAATCCCGCAACAGATATCTGGACACAAAAAACCAATTTCCCCGGAGCAGGCCGAATTGCTGCAGTGGGATTTGCCATTGGCAACAAAGGTTATATCGGAACCGGAAATGCCTATTCTTCCACAAACGATTTTTACGAATATGATCCCAATACCGATACCTGGTCAATGAAGTCAGATGTTCCCGGACCTACACGACAGGAAGCATGCGGTTTTGCAATGAACGGTTCCGGTTATATCGGCACCGGTGATGATTATTCAAGTGGCACAAATTACGACGACTGGTGGCGTTATCGCCCTGAAACCGATACTTGGGATTCTGTTCCTGAATTTCCGGGAATAGGTCGCAGATATATGAGTGCATTTACTATCGACAATCACGCCTATTGCGGACTCGGCACCAGTGGAACAAACATGCGCGATTTGTGGGAATTAAAAGAATTGTGA
- a CDS encoding SBBP repeat-containing protein: protein MPATTVSYFIENLGQFKDMDGNAVPSVLFTASVPNIDIFITKKGLTLLFLKPILSNDSLLNEKVWHWERMDIELDNAVILAENVYGYDTAGCKLNYFNELVPLGVAADGFGKVVIKNIYEGIDWEILLDDETGLKYNFILAPGINAAAIKLIYNSNFPITLDDDGNININTIIGNITELAPTSYETISGINILSNFELQQINEHKVAVNFHLNEYDNDVSVTIDPQLYWCTYFGGNKEECFNSVTTDADGNLIVVGWTDSPGFPTLNAGTFYQGAKAPLEDAMIVKFSPTEALLWATFYGGNKEEWAYSVTTDGSNNIFVSGETVSPNFPVYNAGTFYQAALTGDEDVFILKFDASGSRMWATYYGGDKKEGGYGITTDPSGNIFVTGYTESTDFPKLNAGTFYQAAMGGVQDAFILKFNNAGTRIWATYYGGSLYDVGNSIASDGSGNIFVTGETRSTNFPIYDAGTFYQNTMAGDTDLYVLKFTNTGARQWATYYGGLDADYGNSVITDVSDNIYVGGWTRSNNFPTADAGYFYQSVLSGISDGQIIKFDNTGNRLWATYLGGNSNESAHKWDILAEDFCGNIYFVITTASTDMPVYDAGCSSYYDDQYEDFGDIFITRFTDYGLITWATYYGYDNEELDACIGVSQLDGKSLYMTGQYNEYDPGAAVPLVDPGGTAYYDGTHNGDNEAFIGKFVAVPLNITTENSNFCFCIDTAVAIPDCGVEPYSYLWSDGQTTAIATGLCPDVYTVTVTDADCNINVASIDIVCALPVDVTEFTAVQINNFVRLNWSVSSQLHTEFYLLEKSLDGEIFIPVGQITAKGNSTEMMKYTFDDYGLQTGTWYYKLSSIDDAGDIVEKGIIPITVTSLQNSIEVITSDNNGIEIVIQAICDLQSGLQIIDLNGATIYYSDFMISSGANTLTLNLPNLSSGIYFIKINFGTEYLAEDFYYFRN, encoded by the coding sequence ATGCCGGCAACAACTGTCAGTTATTTTATTGAAAATCTCGGTCAGTTTAAGGATATGGATGGTAATGCCGTTCCTTCAGTTTTATTTACTGCAAGTGTTCCCAATATTGACATATTCATCACGAAAAAAGGACTTACCCTTTTATTTTTAAAACCGATATTATCCAATGACAGCTTATTGAATGAAAAAGTATGGCATTGGGAAAGAATGGATATTGAATTAGATAATGCAGTTATTTTGGCTGAAAATGTTTATGGTTATGATACAGCCGGCTGTAAGCTTAATTATTTTAATGAGCTGGTGCCACTAGGCGTTGCTGCAGATGGGTTTGGGAAAGTGGTTATTAAAAATATTTATGAAGGAATTGACTGGGAAATTTTATTGGATGATGAAACCGGTTTAAAATATAATTTTATTTTAGCACCGGGCATTAATGCGGCAGCAATTAAATTGATTTATAATTCTAATTTCCCAATTACCCTTGATGATGATGGGAATATAAACATAAATACAATTATTGGAAATATTACTGAACTTGCTCCAACCAGTTACGAAACAATAAGTGGCATTAACATACTATCCAATTTTGAGCTACAACAAATAAACGAACATAAAGTTGCCGTAAATTTTCATTTGAATGAATATGACAATGATGTATCGGTTACTATTGATCCGCAATTATATTGGTGCACCTATTTTGGTGGTAATAAAGAAGAATGTTTTAACAGCGTAACAACGGATGCCGATGGCAATTTAATTGTGGTAGGATGGACAGATTCGCCGGGATTTCCAACATTAAATGCAGGCACTTTTTACCAGGGAGCAAAAGCACCACTTGAAGATGCCATGATAGTGAAGTTCTCACCAACTGAAGCACTGTTATGGGCTACATTTTATGGTGGAAATAAAGAGGAATGGGCATATTCAGTTACTACAGACGGCAGTAACAATATTTTTGTATCGGGAGAAACTGTTTCTCCAAATTTTCCGGTTTACAATGCGGGCACTTTTTATCAGGCTGCATTAACCGGTGATGAGGATGTATTTATTTTAAAGTTTGATGCATCAGGGTCACGCATGTGGGCAACATATTATGGTGGTGATAAAAAAGAAGGTGGTTATGGCATAACTACAGACCCTTCCGGTAATATTTTTGTTACAGGATATACTGAATCAACAGATTTTCCTAAACTAAATGCAGGCACTTTTTATCAGGCAGCAATGGGAGGTGTTCAGGATGCATTTATTTTAAAATTTAATAATGCCGGAACACGCATTTGGGCAACTTATTATGGTGGCAGTTTATATGATGTTGGCAATTCCATTGCATCAGATGGCAGCGGAAATATTTTTGTAACCGGCGAAACACGTTCTACAAATTTTCCAATTTATGATGCCGGTACTTTTTATCAAAATACGATGGCCGGTGATACGGATTTATATGTTTTAAAATTTACCAATACCGGTGCACGGCAATGGGCAACATATTATGGTGGTTTAGATGCAGATTATGGCAATAGTGTAATTACAGATGTAAGCGATAATATTTACGTTGGCGGATGGACGCGGTCGAACAATTTTCCTACTGCTGATGCAGGATATTTTTATCAGTCGGTTTTGAGTGGAATATCTGATGGTCAAATCATAAAATTTGACAATACCGGTAATCGTTTATGGGCAACTTATTTAGGCGGAAATTCAAATGAAAGTGCACATAAATGGGATATTTTAGCAGAAGATTTTTGCGGAAATATTTATTTTGTAATTACAACAGCATCAACTGATATGCCTGTATATGATGCAGGTTGTTCAAGTTATTACGACGACCAATATGAAGACTTTGGTGACATTTTTATAACCAGATTTACTGACTACGGATTAATAACCTGGGCAACTTATTATGGTTATGATAATGAAGAATTAGATGCCTGTATTGGCGTTTCACAATTAGATGGAAAATCACTTTATATGACCGGGCAATATAATGAGTATGATCCGGGTGCTGCGGTGCCTTTAGTAGATCCGGGTGGAACTGCTTATTATGATGGAACACATAACGGCGATAATGAAGCATTTATAGGCAAGTTCGTGGCTGTTCCGTTAAATATTACTACCGAAAATTCTAATTTTTGTTTTTGTATTGATACTGCTGTTGCCATTCCTGATTGTGGTGTAGAACCGTATTCCTATTTGTGGAGTGATGGTCAAACTACTGCAATTGCAACCGGGTTATGTCCTGATGTTTATACCGTAACAGTAACGGATGCAGATTGTAATATTAATGTTGCCAGTATCGATATTGTTTGCGCTTTACCTGTTGATGTTACCGAATTTACCGCTGTTCAGATAAATAATTTTGTACGATTAAACTGGTCCGTATCAAGTCAGTTACATACAGAATTTTATTTGTTGGAAAAGTCACTTGATGGTGAAATATTTATTCCTGTTGGTCAAATAACTGCCAAAGGCAATAGTACCGAAATGATGAAATACACTTTTGATGATTATGGTTTGCAAACGGGCACCTGGTATTATAAATTATCTTCAATTGATGATGCAGGTGATATCGTTGAAAAGGGAATAATTCCGATAACCGTTACATCGCTTCAAAATTCCATCGAAGTAATTACCAGTGATAACAATGGTATTGAAATAGTTATACAAGCTATTTGTGATTTACAAAGTGGTTTACAAATTATCGATTTAAATGGCGCAACTATTTATTACTCAGACTTCATGATTAGTTCAGGAGCAAATACACTTACTTTAAATTTACCAAATTTGTCTAGTGGAATTTACTTTATTAAAATAAATTTTGGAACGGAATATTTAGCAGAAGATTTTTATTACTTCCGGAATTAA
- a CDS encoding T9SS type A sorting domain-containing protein, translating into MKKLLFSFILCLVFYTGKSQNTWSTIASFGGGERERAIAFVIGSRAYVGTGIDSANICKSDLWEYDPGTNSWTQKANVPGSGRRDAIAFAIGNRGYVGTGLNGILAWAGTKRKDFYEYNPITNTWTTKDEWEGNFGGGVYFASAFSVNDKGYLVCGKFGPSYYSNELWQYDPVTNDWSKKANVPGGTRYGVTAFAMNGKGYVGCGADENYYVNSFYEYNPNTDVWTERAPFPGSPRFNAIGLAINGRGFIGLGTDGGYQKDFYEYDPVSDHWMQKASIPGAERRSCVAFTIDGYGYVGTGKGVDGVKRSMYKYKPYFLFANENIGEKIAAEVYPNPVQQHANITVKNIENADLELTVFNANGTAVAHQKIQGNTFNFNRGILPDGIYVYEITVTNNTEKNYLSGKLFLQ; encoded by the coding sequence TTGAAAAAACTCCTCTTTTCCTTCATTTTATGCCTTGTTTTTTACACGGGTAAGTCACAAAACACCTGGTCAACTATCGCATCCTTCGGTGGTGGTGAACGCGAACGAGCCATAGCCTTTGTTATTGGCAGCCGGGCATACGTTGGAACAGGTATCGATTCGGCCAATATTTGTAAATCCGATTTATGGGAATATGACCCGGGCACAAACAGCTGGACGCAGAAAGCAAATGTTCCCGGAAGTGGGAGGAGAGATGCTATCGCATTTGCTATCGGCAACCGTGGTTATGTTGGCACCGGGTTAAATGGAATTCTTGCATGGGCAGGAACAAAACGAAAAGATTTTTATGAATATAATCCGATAACAAATACGTGGACAACAAAAGATGAATGGGAAGGAAATTTTGGAGGCGGCGTTTATTTTGCTTCTGCATTTTCTGTAAATGATAAAGGATATCTCGTGTGCGGAAAATTCGGACCAAGTTATTATTCAAATGAATTATGGCAATATGATCCTGTTACGAATGATTGGTCGAAAAAAGCAAATGTTCCGGGAGGAACAAGATATGGTGTTACTGCTTTTGCAATGAACGGCAAAGGTTATGTTGGTTGCGGTGCTGATGAAAATTATTATGTGAATTCATTTTATGAATATAATCCAAATACCGACGTTTGGACCGAACGAGCACCATTTCCGGGTTCACCACGATTTAATGCAATTGGTTTAGCAATTAATGGTCGCGGATTTATCGGTTTAGGAACCGATGGCGGTTATCAGAAAGATTTTTATGAATATGACCCCGTTTCAGATCACTGGATGCAAAAAGCAAGTATACCCGGCGCTGAACGCCGCTCCTGCGTTGCCTTTACCATCGATGGTTATGGTTATGTAGGTACCGGAAAAGGAGTAGATGGTGTTAAAAGAAGTATGTATAAATACAAACCGTATTTTTTATTTGCTAATGAAAATATAGGTGAAAAAATTGCTGCAGAAGTATATCCAAATCCAGTTCAGCAACATGCAAATATCACCGTTAAAAATATTGAAAATGCAGATTTAGAATTAACTGTTTTTAATGCAAACGGTACTGCGGTAGCACATCAGAAAATACAAGGCAATACATTTAATTTCAACCGCGGAATTTTACCCGATGGTATTTATGTATACGAAATAACAGTTACTAATAACACTGAAAAAAATTATTTATCCGGAAAATTATTTTTACAATAA
- a CDS encoding T9SS type A sorting domain-containing protein, whose translation MKKFILLNSIVLLSASSIFAQPAWEKKADFPGDGRSATSTFSFSDYGYIGLGYDGEDFRRSFYVYDPVNDSWIQTESLGGAVGKGLERNLAASFTIGNKGFIATGQGGDPFLNDFWEYDYSTNIWTPAPNVGGIDRRGGIGFAAAGKGYVGLGQDVSGYRKDLWQFDTLTNTWTQKADFVGSARRFAVAFVVDERVFVGTGDDGAFTNDFYEYIPFTNSWIIRNDFAGSPRYSATAFAVNGKGYLTCGYDTTLANRSDFWEYDPTFDTWTQLVDFPGGPRANAAAFVIDTLAFVGMGYDTSFYYDLWLWGDTSEIIKPDTADTTIAVYNIYANPATILIAPNPIYGNATIQIQSTTHYENIKIQIIDLSGKDVTQQCRITDVQYVNNTYNCNIENRDLPPGTYQCVIKDKNIIGVKQFIVL comes from the coding sequence ATGAAAAAATTTATACTCCTCAATAGTATTGTTTTACTTTCAGCAAGTTCCATTTTTGCACAACCGGCATGGGAAAAAAAGGCAGATTTTCCCGGCGATGGAAGAAGTGCAACTTCAACTTTCAGCTTTAGCGATTATGGTTATATCGGACTCGGTTACGATGGTGAAGATTTTCGTCGCAGCTTTTATGTATATGACCCGGTTAACGATAGTTGGATTCAAACCGAAAGTCTGGGAGGCGCAGTGGGAAAGGGTTTGGAACGAAACCTCGCTGCAAGTTTTACCATTGGCAACAAAGGATTTATCGCAACAGGTCAGGGTGGAGATCCGTTTTTGAACGACTTTTGGGAGTATGATTATTCAACAAATATCTGGACACCGGCACCAAATGTTGGTGGTATCGACAGACGTGGTGGAATTGGTTTTGCTGCTGCCGGAAAAGGATATGTTGGTTTAGGTCAGGATGTTTCCGGTTATAGAAAAGATTTATGGCAATTTGATACACTCACAAATACATGGACGCAAAAAGCAGATTTTGTTGGCAGCGCACGCCGATTTGCTGTTGCTTTTGTTGTTGATGAAAGAGTATTTGTTGGCACCGGTGATGACGGCGCATTCACCAACGATTTTTATGAATATATTCCCTTCACAAATTCATGGATTATAAGAAATGATTTCGCAGGCAGTCCGCGTTACAGCGCAACTGCATTTGCCGTTAACGGAAAAGGATACCTCACTTGTGGTTATGATACTACATTAGCAAATAGAAGTGATTTCTGGGAATATGACCCAACATTTGATACATGGACACAATTGGTGGATTTCCCCGGTGGTCCGCGCGCGAATGCTGCTGCATTTGTTATCGATACACTCGCATTTGTTGGTATGGGTTACGACACTTCGTTTTATTACGATTTATGGCTTTGGGGCGATACGTCCGAAATAATTAAACCGGATACAGCTGATACTACCATTGCAGTTTATAATATTTATGCAAATCCGGCAACAATTTTAATTGCACCAAATCCAATTTATGGAAATGCAACAATTCAAATTCAATCGACAACCCATTACGAAAATATTAAAATTCAAATAATCGATTTATCCGGTAAAGATGTTACCCAACAATGCCGCATCACCGATGTGCAATATGTCAATAATACGTATAACTGCAATATTGAAAATCGTGATTTACCTCCGGGCACTTATCAATGTGTTATTAAAGACAAAAATATTATCGGTGTAAAACAATTTATCGTATTGTAA
- a CDS encoding DUF4907 domain-containing protein, whose protein sequence is MFRSIIYIGIIIFLGGRFISCKPETNSINSTTDNAVTNPGTNPDIGVATAEVKTTIIAVDGGWGYDVSLNGQPYIHQVHIPAINGNHVFISEQEAQKVADLVAQKIQNNEMPPSVDVEELNALNITIK, encoded by the coding sequence ATGTTTAGAAGCATCATTTACATTGGTATAATTATTTTTTTGGGGGGAAGGTTCATTTCCTGTAAGCCGGAAACGAATTCTATTAATTCAACTACTGATAACGCTGTTACTAATCCCGGTACCAACCCAGATATCGGCGTGGCAACTGCTGAAGTAAAAACAACAATTATCGCCGTTGACGGTGGATGGGGTTATGATGTATCGCTTAATGGTCAGCCTTATATTCATCAGGTACATATTCCCGCAATAAATGGCAATCACGTTTTTATTTCCGAACAGGAAGCCCAAAAAGTGGCTGACCTAGTAGCCCAAAAAATTCAAAACAACGAAATGCCACCCTCTGTAGATGTTGAGGAATTAAATGCATTAAATATTACGATAAAATAG
- a CDS encoding response regulator transcription factor yields the protein MIKLAIVDDKYQNRQSISEKIVYSNEVEIVFTAVNGKDFLDKMKLSTSKTRPEIVLMDIEMPEMDGIQAVYNGSILYPEVKFIMLTVFDDDDKLFEAIKAGASGYFLKDEKITTILEGLKQAIYEEGAPMSPRIARKTLNLMVNPLVNEKSVTEPSDLSNREMEILKLLVQGSDYKAIAEKLFISPNTVRKHIANIYTKLHISSKIQLVNLAAKNNW from the coding sequence ATGATTAAACTTGCGATAGTTGACGACAAATATCAAAACAGGCAATCTATTTCTGAAAAGATTGTGTATTCCAATGAAGTGGAAATTGTTTTTACCGCAGTAAATGGAAAAGATTTTTTGGATAAGATGAAATTGTCAACCTCTAAAACAAGGCCGGAAATTGTATTAATGGATATTGAAATGCCTGAAATGGATGGTATACAGGCCGTTTATAATGGGAGCATATTATATCCTGAAGTGAAATTTATTATGCTTACCGTTTTTGATGATGACGATAAACTTTTTGAAGCGATAAAGGCCGGTGCATCTGGGTATTTTCTTAAGGATGAAAAAATTACAACAATTTTGGAAGGCTTGAAACAGGCCATTTATGAAGAAGGCGCACCAATGTCGCCCAGAATAGCACGGAAAACATTAAATCTGATGGTTAATCCATTGGTAAACGAAAAAAGTGTTACAGAGCCTAGTGATTTATCGAACAGGGAGATGGAAATATTAAAGTTATTAGTACAAGGAAGCGACTACAAAGCCATCGCTGAAAAATTATTTATTAGTCCTAATACTGTTAGAAAACATATTGCTAATATTTATACAAAACTGCACATTAGCAGTAAAATACAGTTGGTAAATTTAGCTGCAAAAAATAACTGGTAA
- a CDS encoding T9SS type A sorting domain-containing protein — MYVETLNDINYQNMYIQITDINGKIAAQYANSNNEIDVSNLPNGIYFLTALSGAVQFHQQFIIAK; from the coding sequence TTGTATGTTGAAACATTAAATGATATCAATTATCAAAATATGTATATACAAATAACAGATATCAACGGAAAAATTGCAGCCCAATATGCAAATAGTAATAATGAAATTGATGTAAGTAATCTGCCCAATGGAATTTATTTTCTTACCGCATTATCCGGAGCAGTGCAGTTTCATCAGCAATTTATAATTGCCAAATAA